From a single Paraburkholderia sp. D15 genomic region:
- a CDS encoding FAD-linked oxidase C-terminal domain-containing protein has translation MNHPVPPAPLRRPFPAELLSALKAAFGERVSVAEAVRAHHGRDESPFDPQLPDAVVFARTTEDVQTVVKLCAQHGVPIIPYGNGSSLEGHLLAVQGGVSIDLSEMNRVLSINAEDLTVTVEPGISRKQLNEALRDTGLFFPIDPGADASIGGMSATRASGTNAVRYGTMRENVLGLTVVLADGRVIKTGTRARKSSAGYDLTRLFVGSEGTLGVITEITVRLYPQPEAVSAAVCAFPSMGDAVRAVIETIQIGVPIARVEFVDALAIRSINRHSNLTLREAPTLFFEFHGTEAGVKEQAELVQEIAAQNSGEGFEWATRPEDRSRLWNARHNAYFAMLQLKPGCRAVTTDVCVPISRLAECVVETEQDLKASPLPCPIVGHVGDGNFHVAILIDPGKPEELAEAERLNHRIVQRALRMDGTCTGEHGVGLHKMGFLLEEHGDVAIDTMRSIKHALDPRNLMNPGKIFSWAA, from the coding sequence GTGAACCATCCCGTGCCGCCGGCCCCGCTACGCCGGCCGTTTCCCGCCGAGTTGCTGAGCGCGCTCAAAGCCGCTTTCGGCGAACGCGTGTCGGTGGCCGAAGCCGTGCGCGCGCATCATGGCCGCGACGAATCGCCGTTCGATCCGCAACTGCCCGACGCCGTGGTTTTCGCCCGCACCACCGAAGACGTGCAAACCGTCGTCAAACTGTGCGCCCAGCATGGCGTGCCGATCATCCCCTACGGCAACGGTTCGTCGCTCGAAGGACATCTGCTGGCCGTGCAGGGCGGCGTGTCGATCGACCTGTCGGAAATGAACCGGGTTCTGTCGATCAACGCCGAAGACCTCACCGTCACCGTCGAACCGGGCATCTCGCGCAAGCAATTGAACGAAGCGCTGCGCGATACGGGCCTGTTCTTCCCGATCGATCCGGGCGCGGACGCGAGTATCGGCGGCATGTCCGCCACGCGCGCGTCGGGCACCAATGCCGTTCGCTACGGCACGATGCGCGAGAACGTGCTCGGGCTGACCGTGGTGCTGGCCGACGGCCGCGTCATCAAGACCGGCACGCGGGCTCGCAAATCGTCCGCGGGTTACGACCTCACGCGTTTGTTCGTCGGCTCGGAAGGCACGCTCGGCGTCATCACCGAAATCACCGTGCGTCTGTATCCGCAGCCGGAAGCCGTGTCGGCCGCGGTGTGCGCGTTTCCTTCGATGGGCGACGCGGTACGCGCAGTCATCGAAACGATCCAGATCGGCGTGCCGATCGCACGCGTCGAGTTCGTCGATGCGCTCGCGATCCGCTCGATCAATCGCCATTCGAATCTGACGCTGCGCGAGGCGCCCACGCTGTTCTTCGAATTCCACGGCACCGAAGCGGGCGTGAAGGAACAGGCGGAACTCGTGCAGGAAATCGCCGCCCAGAATTCGGGCGAAGGTTTCGAATGGGCCACGCGGCCGGAGGATCGTAGCCGTCTGTGGAACGCAAGGCACAACGCGTATTTCGCGATGCTTCAGTTGAAGCCCGGTTGCCGCGCCGTCACTACCGACGTGTGCGTGCCAATCTCGCGGCTCGCCGAATGCGTGGTGGAAACGGAGCAGGATCTGAAGGCTTCGCCGCTGCCCTGCCCGATCGTCGGCCATGTCGGCGACGGCAACTTCCACGTGGCGATCCTGATCGATCCCGGCAAGCCCGAAGAACTCGCCGAAGCCGAGCGCCTGAATCATCGCATCGTGCAACGCGCGCTGCGCATGGACGGCACCTGCACCGGCGAACACGGCGTCGGGCTGCACAAGATGGGTTTCCTGCTGGAAGAACACGGCGACGTCGCGATCGACACCATGCGCTCGATCAAACACGCGCTCGATCCGCGCAATCTGATGAATCCCGGCAAGATTTTCAGCTGGGCAGCCTGA
- the aroG gene encoding 3-deoxy-7-phosphoheptulonate synthase AroG, translating into MPPHNTDDVRIRELKELTPPAHLIREFACDETVSDVIYNSRTAMHRILHGMEDRLIVIIGPCSIHDTKAAMEYAGRLVEQRKRFAGELEIVMRVYFEKPRTTVGWKGLINDPYMDNSFKINDGLRTARELLLRINELGLPAGTEYLDMISPQYIADLISWGAIGARTTESQVHRELASGLSCPVGFKNGTDGNVKIAVDAIKASSQPHHFLSVTKGGHSAIVSTAGNEDCHIILRGGKTPNYDADSVNAACADIGKAGLAARLMIDASHANSSKKHENQIPVCADIGRQIASGDERIVGVMVESHLVAGRQDLQEGCALTYGQSITDACIGWDESVAVLEGLAEAVKQRRVARGSGN; encoded by the coding sequence ATGCCCCCGCACAACACCGACGATGTCCGTATCCGCGAATTGAAAGAACTCACGCCGCCCGCTCACCTGATCCGCGAATTCGCCTGCGACGAAACGGTGTCCGACGTGATCTACAACTCGCGTACCGCGATGCATCGCATTCTGCATGGCATGGAAGACCGCCTGATCGTGATCATCGGGCCGTGCTCGATTCACGACACCAAGGCCGCGATGGAATACGCGGGCCGTCTCGTCGAGCAGCGCAAACGCTTCGCCGGCGAACTCGAGATCGTGATGCGCGTGTACTTCGAAAAGCCGCGTACCACGGTGGGCTGGAAGGGTCTCATCAACGACCCGTACATGGACAACAGTTTCAAGATCAACGACGGCCTGCGCACCGCGCGCGAACTGCTGTTGCGCATCAACGAACTCGGCCTGCCGGCCGGCACCGAATACCTGGACATGATCAGCCCGCAATACATCGCGGACCTGATTTCGTGGGGCGCGATCGGCGCGCGCACGACCGAATCGCAGGTGCACCGCGAACTGGCTTCGGGCCTGTCGTGTCCGGTCGGCTTCAAGAACGGCACGGACGGCAACGTGAAGATCGCCGTCGACGCGATCAAGGCGTCCTCGCAGCCGCACCATTTCCTCTCGGTGACGAAGGGTGGCCACTCGGCGATCGTGTCGACCGCCGGCAACGAGGACTGCCACATCATTCTGCGCGGCGGCAAGACGCCGAACTACGACGCGGACAGCGTGAACGCGGCGTGCGCGGACATCGGCAAGGCAGGTCTCGCCGCGCGTCTGATGATCGACGCGAGTCACGCGAACAGCTCGAAGAAGCATGAGAACCAGATTCCGGTGTGCGCCGACATCGGCCGCCAGATTGCTTCGGGTGACGAACGAATCGTCGGCGTGATGGTGGAGTCGCATCTCGTGGCCGGCCGTCAGGATCTGCAGGAAGGCTGCGCGCTGACCTACGGGCAGAGCATCACCGATGCGTGCATCGGCTGGGACGAAAGCGTCGCCGTGCTCGAAGGCCTCGCCGAAGCCGTCAAGCAACGACGTGTGGCGCGCGGCAGCGGCAACTGA
- a CDS encoding FAD-linked oxidase C-terminal domain-containing protein yields the protein MNAPAELTADVLAQRQREVVQALMAVLPTHCLLYREEDTVAYECDGLAAYRRLPLAVALPETESQVQRIVQICHRLGVPIVPRGAGTGLSGGAMPIRHGVVVSLARFRKIVEVDSYARTATVQPGVRNLSISEAAAPYGLYYAPDPSSQIACTIGGNVSENSGGVHCLKYGLTVHNVLRVRAVTMEGEIVEFGSLAPDAPGLDLLAVLIGSEGMFAIVTEVTVKLIPKPQTAQVIMASFDDVVKGGDAVAGIIAAGIIPAGLEMMDKPATRAVEEFVNAGYDLDAAAILLCESDGTPEEVADEIVRMTAVLREQGATRIQISRSESERLRFWSGRKNAFPAAGRISPDYYCMDGTVPRRSIGPLLARIEAMEKKYGLRCINVFHAGDGNMHPLILFNGNDQDEWHRAEAFGSDILESCVELGGTVTGEHGVGIEKINSMCVQFSPEERDTFHAVKRAFDAPGLLNPDKGIPTRARCAEYGKMHVRGGLLPHPELPRF from the coding sequence ATGAACGCACCCGCTGAACTGACGGCCGATGTCCTCGCCCAGCGCCAGCGCGAAGTCGTGCAGGCGTTGATGGCCGTGTTGCCGACCCACTGTCTGCTGTATCGCGAGGAAGACACGGTCGCGTACGAATGCGACGGTCTCGCCGCGTATCGGCGGTTGCCGCTTGCGGTGGCGTTGCCGGAAACGGAATCGCAGGTGCAGCGCATCGTGCAGATCTGCCACCGCCTCGGCGTGCCGATCGTGCCGCGCGGCGCGGGCACCGGCCTGTCCGGCGGCGCGATGCCGATCCGTCACGGCGTGGTGGTATCGCTCGCGCGCTTCCGCAAGATCGTCGAGGTCGACTCGTATGCGCGCACGGCCACCGTTCAGCCCGGGGTGCGCAATCTGTCCATCTCCGAGGCGGCCGCACCGTACGGTCTGTATTACGCGCCGGACCCGTCCTCGCAGATTGCCTGCACGATCGGCGGCAACGTGTCGGAGAATTCCGGCGGCGTGCACTGCCTCAAGTACGGCCTGACCGTGCACAACGTGCTGCGCGTGCGCGCGGTGACCATGGAAGGCGAGATCGTCGAATTCGGCTCGCTCGCGCCGGACGCGCCCGGTCTCGATCTACTGGCGGTGCTGATCGGCAGCGAGGGCATGTTCGCGATCGTCACCGAGGTCACCGTGAAGCTGATTCCGAAACCGCAAACGGCGCAGGTCATCATGGCCAGTTTCGACGACGTCGTGAAAGGCGGCGATGCGGTGGCCGGCATCATCGCGGCGGGCATCATTCCAGCTGGCCTGGAGATGATGGACAAGCCGGCCACGCGCGCGGTCGAGGAATTCGTCAATGCCGGCTACGACCTCGACGCGGCCGCCATTCTGCTTTGCGAATCGGACGGCACGCCCGAGGAAGTCGCCGACGAAATCGTCCGCATGACGGCGGTGCTGCGCGAGCAAGGCGCCACGCGGATCCAGATTTCGCGCTCGGAAAGCGAGCGGCTGCGCTTCTGGTCGGGTCGCAAAAACGCATTTCCGGCCGCCGGCCGCATTTCGCCGGATTACTACTGCATGGACGGCACCGTGCCGCGCCGCAGTATCGGGCCGCTGCTCGCGCGCATCGAGGCGATGGAGAAGAAATACGGGCTGCGCTGCATCAACGTGTTCCATGCGGGGGACGGCAACATGCATCCGCTGATCCTGTTCAACGGCAACGACCAGGACGAGTGGCACCGCGCCGAGGCGTTCGGTTCCGACATTCTGGAGAGCTGCGTCGAGCTGGGCGGCACGGTGACCGGCGAACACGGCGTCGGTATCGAGAAGATCAACTCGATGTGCGTGCAGTTCTCGCCCGAGGAGCGCGACACCTTCCACGCGGTCAAGCGCGCATTCGACGCGCCGGGCCTGCTCAACCCGGACAAGGGCATTCCCACCCGGGCGCGCTGCGCGGAGTACGGCAAGATGCACGTGCGCGGTGGATTGCTGCCGCATCCGGAATTGCCGCGCTTCTAG
- a CDS encoding XRE family transcriptional regulator produces the protein MTIDTKIRHVTKPGANLFLELGFSAEEAKRLHAASQKQINDTRLLKEQLMTELSSWIEQHHLKQSEAAEVLMVSRPRVSDVVNKKTTKFTIDTLVEMLSRIGKPVTLAVG, from the coding sequence ATGACGATCGACACCAAAATTCGTCACGTTACAAAACCAGGCGCCAATCTGTTTCTTGAGCTCGGCTTTTCCGCCGAAGAAGCCAAGCGCCTGCATGCCGCGTCGCAAAAGCAGATCAACGACACGCGGCTGCTCAAGGAACAGCTCATGACCGAACTGTCGTCGTGGATCGAGCAGCATCATCTGAAGCAATCGGAGGCGGCCGAGGTGTTGATGGTGTCGCGTCCGCGTGTGTCAGATGTGGTGAACAAGAAGACCACCAAGTTCACGATCGACACACTCGTGGAAATGTTGAGCCGTATCGGCAAGCCGGTCACTCTGGCCGTGGGCTAA
- a CDS encoding cob(I)yrinic acid a,c-diamide adenosyltransferase yields MGNRLSKITTRTGDDGTTGLGDGRRVGKDSTRIAAIGDVDELNSNLGVLLCETLPDNVRAALVAIQHDLFDLGGELCIPGHTMITERHLEQLDGWLADYNASLPPLKEFILPGGSRAAALAHVCRTVCRRAERAIVALGEQEKINAAPRQYVNRLSDLLFVLARVLNRADGGTDVLWRHER; encoded by the coding sequence ATGGGCAACCGCTTGAGCAAGATCACGACCCGCACCGGCGACGATGGCACCACCGGCCTCGGCGACGGCCGCCGCGTCGGCAAGGACAGCACGCGCATTGCCGCGATCGGCGACGTCGATGAACTCAACTCGAATCTCGGCGTACTGCTGTGTGAGACGCTGCCGGACAATGTCCGCGCGGCGCTGGTTGCGATTCAGCACGATCTGTTCGATCTGGGCGGCGAACTCTGCATTCCCGGCCATACGATGATCACCGAGCGGCACCTCGAGCAACTGGATGGCTGGCTCGCCGACTACAACGCCAGCTTGCCGCCGCTGAAGGAGTTCATTCTGCCCGGCGGTTCACGCGCCGCGGCGCTCGCCCACGTGTGCCGCACGGTTTGCCGGCGCGCGGAACGCGCCATCGTCGCGCTCGGCGAACAGGAAAAGATCAACGCCGCGCCGCGCCAATACGTGAACCGGTTGTCCGACCTGCTGTTCGTACTCGCACGCGTGCTGAACCGCGCGGACGGCGGCACCGACGTACTGTGGCGCCACGAGCGCTAA
- the tldD gene encoding metalloprotease TldD, with the protein MNIIEPGIRNLATAKDILLTPYGLDESLLTRTLAEIFTHRIDYADLYFQATRSEAWSLEEGIVKSGSFSIDQGVGVRAVSGDRTAFAYSDDLSPEAIRQAALATRAIAKAGGGKQKIKVASSLTGIAGRDLYLPADPLHSLDATAKVKLLERIEQMARGRDPRIQQVMAGLAGEYDVVLVARSDGGFAADIRPLVRVSVTVIAEQNGRREIGSGGGGGRFDYGYFTDDVLSGYVDDAVHAALVNLDARPAPAGAMTVVLGPGWPGVLLHEAIGHGLEGDFNRKGSSAFAGRIGEQVAARGVTVVDDGTLPNRRGSLNIDDEGNPTQCTTLIEDGILKGYIQDTLNARLMKMPVTGNARRESYAALPMPRMTNTYMLNGDKDPQEIIASVKNGLYAVNFGGGQVDITNGKFVFSASEAYMIENGKVTYPVKGATLIGSGPESLKYVSMIGNDMKLDSGVGVCGKEGQSVPVGVGQPTLRIDRMTVGGTA; encoded by the coding sequence ATGAACATCATCGAACCCGGTATCCGTAATCTCGCCACCGCCAAGGACATCCTCCTGACGCCCTACGGTCTCGACGAATCCCTGCTCACCCGCACGCTCGCCGAAATCTTCACGCATCGCATCGACTACGCGGACCTGTATTTCCAGGCGACCCGCAGCGAAGCGTGGAGTCTCGAGGAAGGCATCGTGAAGTCGGGCAGCTTCAGTATCGACCAGGGCGTCGGTGTGCGCGCCGTGTCGGGCGACCGCACGGCGTTCGCGTACTCGGACGACCTGTCGCCCGAAGCGATCCGTCAGGCTGCGCTCGCCACGCGCGCGATCGCCAAGGCCGGCGGCGGCAAGCAGAAGATCAAGGTGGCCTCGTCGCTGACCGGCATCGCCGGGCGTGATCTGTACCTGCCCGCCGATCCGCTGCATTCGCTCGACGCCACCGCCAAGGTCAAGCTGCTCGAACGCATCGAACAGATGGCGCGTGGCCGCGATCCGCGCATCCAGCAGGTGATGGCTGGCCTCGCCGGCGAGTACGACGTGGTGCTGGTGGCACGCAGCGACGGCGGCTTCGCGGCCGACATCCGGCCGCTGGTGCGCGTGTCGGTCACCGTGATCGCCGAGCAGAACGGCCGCCGCGAGATCGGCAGCGGCGGCGGCGGCGGCCGCTTCGACTACGGCTATTTCACCGACGACGTGCTGTCCGGCTACGTCGACGACGCGGTGCATGCGGCGCTGGTCAATCTCGACGCGCGTCCGGCGCCGGCCGGCGCGATGACCGTCGTGCTCGGCCCGGGCTGGCCCGGCGTGCTGCTGCACGAGGCAATCGGCCACGGGCTCGAAGGCGACTTCAACCGCAAGGGCTCGTCGGCGTTCGCCGGCCGCATCGGCGAACAGGTGGCCGCCAGGGGCGTCACCGTGGTCGACGACGGCACGCTGCCGAACCGCCGCGGCTCGCTGAACATCGACGACGAAGGCAATCCGACGCAGTGCACCACGCTGATCGAGGACGGCATTCTGAAGGGCTACATCCAGGACACGCTGAACGCGCGCCTGATGAAGATGCCGGTCACCGGCAACGCGCGCCGCGAGTCGTACGCGGCGCTGCCGATGCCGCGCATGACCAACACGTACATGCTCAACGGCGATAAAGACCCGCAGGAAATCATCGCGTCGGTGAAGAACGGCTTGTACGCGGTGAACTTCGGCGGCGGCCAGGTCGACATCACGAACGGCAAGTTCGTGTTCTCGGCCTCCGAGGCGTACATGATCGAAAACGGCAAGGTCACGTACCCGGTGAAGGGCGCGACGCTGATCGGCAGCGGCCCGGAATCGCTCAAATACGTCAGCATGATCGGCAACGACATGAAGCTCGATTCGGGCGTGGGCGTGTGCGGCAAGGAAGGTCAGAGCGTGCCGGTCGGCGTCGGCCAGCCGACGCTGCGGATCGACCGGATGACGGTCGGCGGCACGGCCTGA
- a CDS encoding type II toxin-antitoxin system RelE/ParE family toxin: MALEKELRWIGSSYSDLLAFPEEARREAGFQLGKIQAGLDPDNWKPIELIGPGTREIRIKEANGIFRVMYVTKFVDALYVLHCIQKKTQKLTSHDQQIAATRYRAIINDRNP; this comes from the coding sequence ATGGCTCTTGAAAAAGAACTCCGCTGGATCGGCTCCAGCTACAGCGATTTACTCGCCTTTCCCGAAGAAGCGCGTCGCGAGGCCGGTTTCCAGCTCGGAAAAATTCAGGCGGGTCTTGATCCCGACAACTGGAAACCCATCGAATTAATCGGCCCGGGTACGCGCGAAATTCGCATCAAGGAAGCGAACGGTATCTTCCGTGTCATGTACGTGACCAAGTTCGTCGATGCGCTTTACGTTCTTCATTGCATCCAGAAGAAAACGCAGAAACTCACGTCACATGATCAACAGATCGCCGCCACGCGTTATCGTGCAATTATCAATGATAGGAACCCTTAA
- the glcE gene encoding glycolate oxidase subunit GlcE, with translation MEEDDIVAVWSERVRSASAEGRALRIRGGGTKDWYGQALEGDILDTRTYRGIIAYDPAELVITARAGTPLLEIEAALAEHDQMLAFEPPHFGPQATFGGCIAAGIAGPRRPAAGAARDFVLGAVIMNGQGHRLQFGGQVVKNVAGYDVSRLLAGSLGTLGLILELSIKVLPLPQAETTLKFDMNGTDAVRKLNEWGGRPLPITASAWRHGTLAVRLAGAESAVKTARSSLGGEVVDAVEAERFWAGLREQTDSFFAAIPPKAALWRLALPSITEPLQLPGAQLMEWGGGQRWWITDTDAQTVRISAKQAGGHATMFRTGHGYDRSAGVFTPLPTPLMKIHRGLKTAFDPARIFNRGRLYPDF, from the coding sequence ATGGAAGAGGACGACATCGTCGCCGTATGGTCGGAACGGGTGCGTTCCGCCAGCGCCGAGGGACGCGCGTTGCGCATCCGCGGCGGCGGCACCAAAGACTGGTACGGCCAGGCGCTGGAAGGTGACATCCTCGACACGCGCACTTATCGCGGCATCATCGCTTACGATCCGGCGGAGCTGGTCATCACCGCGCGCGCCGGCACGCCGTTGCTGGAGATCGAAGCCGCGCTCGCCGAACACGACCAGATGCTTGCTTTCGAGCCGCCGCATTTCGGGCCGCAAGCCACCTTCGGCGGCTGCATCGCGGCGGGCATCGCCGGGCCGCGCCGCCCGGCCGCCGGCGCGGCGCGCGACTTCGTGCTCGGCGCGGTCATCATGAACGGCCAGGGGCATCGGCTGCAATTCGGCGGGCAGGTGGTGAAGAACGTCGCGGGTTATGACGTCTCGCGTTTGCTGGCGGGTTCGCTCGGCACGCTCGGCCTGATCCTCGAACTGTCGATCAAGGTGCTGCCGCTCCCGCAAGCCGAAACCACGCTGAAGTTCGACATGAACGGCACCGACGCCGTGCGCAAGCTCAACGAATGGGGTGGCCGCCCGCTGCCGATCACCGCCAGCGCGTGGCGTCACGGCACGCTCGCGGTGCGCCTTGCCGGCGCGGAATCGGCGGTCAAGACGGCACGCTCGTCGCTGGGCGGCGAAGTCGTCGATGCGGTCGAAGCCGAACGCTTCTGGGCCGGTCTACGCGAACAGACCGATTCCTTCTTCGCGGCCATTCCCCCGAAAGCCGCCCTTTGGCGCCTCGCGTTGCCATCGATTACCGAGCCGCTGCAATTGCCCGGCGCGCAATTGATGGAATGGGGCGGCGGCCAGCGCTGGTGGATTACCGACACCGACGCGCAAACCGTGCGCATCAGCGCGAAACAGGCCGGCGGCCACGCGACGATGTTCCGCACCGGCCACGGTTACGATCGCAGCGCCGGCGTGTTCACGCCGCTGCCCACACCGCTGATGAAAATCCACCGCGGCCTGAAAACCGCGTTCGACCCGGCCCGCATCTTCAATCGCGGCCGTCTCTACCCCGACTTCTGA